The Nostoc cf. commune SO-36 genomic sequence TTGAAGAATCGCTACAGCATTTAGGAACAGAATTTGACATGGTGGTTTGTGAAGGTGCTGGTAGTCCAGCAGAAATTAACCTCAAGCACCGCGATTTAACTAATATGCGGGTGGCAAAATATTTGAATGCGCCAACGATGTTAGTAGTTGACATTGACCGGGGTGGTGCTTTTGCCCATGTGGTAGGAACTTTAGAGTTATTAGATCCAGATGAACGCGCCCTAATTAAGGGTGTAGTAATTAACAAGTTTCGAGGACAGCGATCGCTCCTAGAACCAGGGATAAAATGGTTAGAAGAACGCACAGGTATCCCTGTTGTCGGTGTTATACCTTACTTACAAGAAATGTTTCCAGCAGAAGATTCCCTTGACCTGCTAGAACGTCAATCGTCGTCGAATAAAGGCAATACTGACCTCAACATTGCCGTCATCCGCTTACCAAGAATTGCTAACTTCACCGACTTTGACCCACTGGAATCAGAAAGTACAGTTTCAGTTAAATATTTAAGTCCTAAGCAAGATTTAGGACATCCTGATGCAGTAATTATCCCAGGAACAAAGACCACAATTGCTGATTTGCTACTGCTGCAAAAGAGCGGTATGGCAGAAGCTATCCAAAACTATGCTGCTTCTGGCGGAACAGTTTTAGGTATCTGCGGCGGCTATCAAATGCTCGGTCAAATCATCGCTGACCCAGAAGGGATAGAGGGACAAGCAGGCAGATTTCAGGGGTTAAATCTTTTACCAATCAGAACCGTAATTACAGGTCAAAAAATTGCTCGCCAACGCCAAGTTAGCTCAAATTATCCGCAGCAGGGCTTGCCAGTTAATGGCTTTGAAATCCACCAAGGGCGATCGCGCATCGAACAGCAAGGTATAGACCCACAATCTTACCATGCCCTATTTGACGATATTAATTTAGGGTTAGTAGATAGTTGCCAATCGGTGTGGGGAAGTTACCTACACGGGCTTTTTGACAACGGCCCTTGGCGACGCGCTTGGTTAAATCGCCTCCGTCAACAGCGCGGTTTAAAATCTTTACCCACTGGTGTTGCTAACTACCGGGAACAACGAGAGCAGATTTTAGACTCTCTAGCAACTGAAGTAGAAAGTCATTTAGACTTAACTCCGTTTTTGTCTTAAACTAAAGTGCATAAAAATCGCACATTTCTTCAATCAAAATATTATTAGTCATTTACAAATGACTAATGACCAATGACTAATGACTAATAACTAATGATTGTTCGTGTCCACTTTTTACCAGATGATGTCACAGTAGATGCCGAAGTGGGAGAAGCCCTATTAGATGTAGCAGACCGGGCTGGGGTATTTATTCCCACCGGTTGTCTCATGGGGTCTTGTCACGCTTGCACTGTCGAATTAGAGGATGGAGAGATCATCCGCGCTTGTATTACCGGAGTACCACTACGCGAGGAATTAACAATTAATTTGTTTAGCGATCCTACTTGGTAATGTCGCCCTGTTACCCTGAAGGACTGATATGCTATGCGGATATTAATTGTGCTATCGTTAATATATTAAATTATGAGTTACGTAACGCATAACATCTATCATTAGTAATTTATGTCTCCGTCAGACAAATATCCTAAGTTTAAAGATAAAAGGACGGAGCGGTTTGCTTTAGGTGAGAGGGTAAAAGAGTTTCAGGCTTTTACAGATCAAGCATATAAACGACTTGATATATTAGAAGCTGCTACTAGCAAAGAATCCCTGATGAAACTACCGAGCAACCATTTTGAGTCTTTAGAAGGCGATCGAAAAGGTCAATGTAGCATTCGAATAAATAAGCAATGGCGAATTTGTTTCAATTGGGTAGATGAAGAATCTAAACCTTTCAACATAGAAATTACAGACTATCATTCTTAAAGGAGAGAAAAATGGCACGGCCACCCATCCATCCTGGGAAAATTCTTGCTGATGAGCTTCACGAATTACAGATAAGCGCAAGTGAGTTAGCACGTATCCTTCATGTACCAACAAACCGGATTACTGAAATAATTAATGGTGAACGGGCAATTACTGCTGACACGGCATTACGATTAGGGCAGTG encodes the following:
- the cobQ gene encoding cobyric acid synthase CobQ, with product MKSIMVVGTTSHAGKSLLTTAICRILSRRGWRVAPFKGQNMALNAYVTASGGEIGYAQAVQAWAAGVVPWVEMNPILLKPQGDMTSQVIIKGRSVGKVSASDYYEQYFELGWRTIEESLQHLGTEFDMVVCEGAGSPAEINLKHRDLTNMRVAKYLNAPTMLVVDIDRGGAFAHVVGTLELLDPDERALIKGVVINKFRGQRSLLEPGIKWLEERTGIPVVGVIPYLQEMFPAEDSLDLLERQSSSNKGNTDLNIAVIRLPRIANFTDFDPLESESTVSVKYLSPKQDLGHPDAVIIPGTKTTIADLLLLQKSGMAEAIQNYAASGGTVLGICGGYQMLGQIIADPEGIEGQAGRFQGLNLLPIRTVITGQKIARQRQVSSNYPQQGLPVNGFEIHQGRSRIEQQGIDPQSYHALFDDINLGLVDSCQSVWGSYLHGLFDNGPWRRAWLNRLRQQRGLKSLPTGVANYREQREQILDSLATEVESHLDLTPFLS
- a CDS encoding 2Fe-2S iron-sulfur cluster-binding protein — translated: MIVRVHFLPDDVTVDAEVGEALLDVADRAGVFIPTGCLMGSCHACTVELEDGEIIRACITGVPLREELTINLFSDPTW
- a CDS encoding type II toxin-antitoxin system RelE/ParE family toxin, coding for MSPSDKYPKFKDKRTERFALGERVKEFQAFTDQAYKRLDILEAATSKESLMKLPSNHFESLEGDRKGQCSIRINKQWRICFNWVDEESKPFNIEITDYHS
- a CDS encoding HigA family addiction module antitoxin; this translates as MARPPIHPGKILADELHELQISASELARILHVPTNRITEIINGERAITADTALRLGQWFGTGAELWINLQKNYELRLAEQKMGEEIQATISPRILPELKQLKA